From a region of the Actinomycetota bacterium genome:
- a CDS encoding DUF5318 family protein gives MNVDYRMARRALLRNLRRGFVSRMDVCDAHPELMRAAQFIGEPAREQCPVCDDENLRLVFYTYGKELHGRENGRVRRKEDLSELRDRYGEFICYVVEVCTACSWNHLVRSYAAGKKFAG, from the coding sequence ATGAACGTCGACTATCGGATGGCACGGCGAGCCCTCCTGCGGAACTTGCGCAGGGGGTTCGTGTCGCGGATGGACGTCTGCGACGCCCATCCGGAGTTGATGCGTGCCGCACAGTTCATCGGAGAGCCGGCGAGGGAGCAGTGCCCGGTCTGCGACGACGAGAACCTCCGGCTGGTCTTCTACACCTACGGCAAAGAACTTCACGGCCGCGAGAACGGCCGAGTTCGCCGCAAGGAAGACCTGTCGGAGCTGCGAGACCGCTACGGCGAGTTCATTTGCTACGTCGTCGAGGTGTGCACCGCGTGCTCCTGGAACCACCTTGTCCGCAGCTACGCCGCCGGCAAGAAATTCGCCGGCTGA
- a CDS encoding inositol-3-phosphate synthase, giving the protein MSKKVRVGIVGAGNCASSLVQGVQFYCDADPAESVPGLMHVDLGGMHVRDVEFSVAFDVDANKVGRDLSEALVTEPNNTIKFADIPPLGIKVRRGPTLDGLGRYYREVVTESAETPVDVAAALRETETDVLVSYLPVGSEAAARFYAQAALDAGVGFINCMPVFIASTPEWAQKFRDAGVPIIGDDIKSQVGATILHRSLAKLFEDRGVRIDRTYQLNVGGNMDFMNMLERERLQSKKISKTQAVTSNMTHELPAKDIHIGPSDHIPWLLDRKWAHIRIEGREFGNVPIMMEMKLEVWDSPNSAGIVIDAVRMAKLGLERGIGGPLIGPSAYLMKSPPEQYPDDVARQLVEQFIVGTPVSTNGHTRIEIPELAPFASDGH; this is encoded by the coding sequence ATGTCGAAAAAGGTTCGTGTTGGGATCGTCGGAGCCGGGAACTGCGCTTCATCGCTCGTCCAGGGCGTTCAGTTCTACTGCGACGCCGACCCCGCCGAGAGCGTACCGGGTCTCATGCACGTCGATCTTGGCGGCATGCATGTTCGAGACGTTGAGTTCTCCGTCGCCTTCGACGTAGACGCCAACAAGGTCGGTCGCGACCTCTCGGAGGCGTTGGTCACCGAGCCGAACAACACGATCAAGTTCGCCGACATCCCGCCGCTCGGCATCAAAGTGCGTCGTGGTCCAACACTCGACGGCCTCGGTCGCTACTACCGCGAGGTCGTCACCGAGTCGGCCGAGACTCCGGTGGATGTCGCGGCAGCGCTGCGCGAGACCGAGACAGACGTCTTGGTGAGCTACTTGCCCGTGGGCAGCGAGGCCGCCGCGCGCTTCTATGCGCAAGCGGCGCTGGACGCAGGCGTCGGCTTCATCAACTGCATGCCGGTCTTCATCGCATCGACGCCCGAATGGGCCCAGAAGTTCCGCGACGCCGGCGTCCCAATCATCGGCGACGACATCAAGAGCCAGGTCGGCGCAACCATCCTGCACCGCTCGCTCGCCAAGTTGTTCGAGGACCGCGGGGTACGCATCGACCGCACCTACCAGTTGAACGTCGGCGGCAACATGGACTTCATGAACATGCTCGAGCGTGAACGCCTGCAGTCCAAGAAGATCTCCAAGACTCAGGCCGTCACGTCGAACATGACCCACGAGTTGCCGGCCAAGGACATTCACATCGGCCCGAGCGACCACATCCCGTGGCTGTTGGACCGCAAATGGGCGCACATCCGCATCGAAGGCCGTGAGTTCGGCAACGTGCCGATCATGATGGAGATGAAGCTCGAAGTTTGGGACTCGCCGAATTCCGCCGGCATCGTCATCGACGCAGTGCGCATGGCCAAGCTCGGACTCGAGCGCGGTATCGGCGGTCCGCTGATCGGCCCCTCGGCGTACCTGATGAAGTCCCCGCCCGAGCAGTACCCCGACGATGTCGCGCGCCAGTTGGTCGAGCAATTCATCGTCGGTACGCCGGTTTCGACGAACGGCCACACCCGGATCGAAATCCCCGAGTTGGCGCCGTTCGCGAGCGACGGCCACTAA
- a CDS encoding serine hydrolase → MKSRAVLFVLVIALTSLGTAQADPPTACSDPGTAWGTSTPEAVGLDSAKLQDAIDFATSRDSWWFKVIRHGCLVGQERYGPYADKGRWESFSMAKSVTAMLTGRAITMGLLDLDDTVGEYLTEAPYIADEAHGAIKVSDMLTMTSGLHWNFLRDYNAFTMPDRVADALSLHVDYAPGTHYEYHQSSVSLLAKVVEKAVEVDLQEFAQTELFDKIGIPSGRWTWERDLAGNTAGFYGLRMEPLDFARLGELMLREGNWNGEQVITEQFVDEAQSESPMNKGYGYLFWLNGGVPYTTATVYARDERSTPQIASAPTDMYMMDGLFEQRVYIMPGLDMVVVRLGMQGSREADTRSSVWTSASGEFEHELFRKLMAAVDEGDAPADPGPYDQTQNPIPQTDPNEDGATNSLTHPEDWVFGAHGIQNPA, encoded by the coding sequence ATGAAGTCGAGAGCCGTTCTGTTTGTGCTGGTCATCGCGCTGACATCCCTGGGGACTGCCCAAGCGGACCCGCCCACCGCGTGCAGCGATCCGGGGACTGCGTGGGGAACTTCAACTCCTGAGGCGGTTGGACTGGACTCCGCCAAACTCCAGGACGCCATCGATTTCGCCACCAGCCGGGACTCGTGGTGGTTCAAGGTGATCCGGCACGGCTGTCTGGTTGGCCAAGAACGGTACGGCCCCTACGCGGACAAGGGCCGCTGGGAGAGCTTCTCCATGGCCAAGAGCGTGACCGCCATGTTGACCGGGCGCGCGATCACCATGGGTTTGCTCGACCTGGATGACACGGTCGGCGAGTACCTGACCGAGGCTCCCTACATTGCGGACGAAGCGCACGGCGCGATCAAGGTGAGCGACATGCTCACTATGACCTCTGGACTGCACTGGAACTTCCTCAGGGACTACAACGCGTTCACGATGCCCGACCGGGTTGCCGATGCGTTGTCCCTGCATGTGGACTACGCCCCCGGGACGCATTACGAGTACCACCAGAGTTCGGTGTCCCTGCTGGCCAAAGTCGTCGAGAAGGCGGTCGAGGTGGACCTGCAGGAATTCGCCCAGACCGAATTGTTCGACAAGATCGGCATCCCCAGCGGCCGGTGGACCTGGGAGCGCGACTTGGCGGGGAACACGGCCGGTTTCTACGGGCTCCGGATGGAGCCGTTGGATTTCGCGCGCCTCGGAGAGCTGATGCTGCGTGAAGGGAATTGGAACGGTGAGCAGGTCATCACCGAGCAGTTTGTGGACGAGGCGCAAAGTGAGAGCCCCATGAACAAGGGCTACGGGTATTTGTTCTGGCTAAACGGTGGGGTGCCGTACACGACGGCGACTGTCTACGCGCGCGACGAGCGCTCGACGCCGCAGATCGCGAGTGCTCCGACGGACATGTACATGATGGACGGCCTGTTCGAGCAGCGCGTCTACATCATGCCTGGACTGGACATGGTCGTCGTACGCCTGGGGATGCAGGGGTCGCGCGAGGCGGACACGCGATCCAGCGTGTGGACGTCGGCTTCCGGCGAGTTCGAGCACGAACTGTTCCGCAAGTTGATGGCCGCGGTGGACGAAGGCGATGCCCCCGCAGACCCGGGTCCATACGACCAGACGCAGAATCCCATCCCCCAAACCGACCCGAACGAAGATGGGGCGACGAACAGCCTCACCCACCCCGAGGACTGGGTCTTTGGCGCGCACGGGATCCAGAACCCGGCGTAG
- a CDS encoding MFS transporter — MSRASWSSNSSSVRRFRRTATPGSKSPSWRRSRATATNEIVVAESGSSGSATTRARVREVFSGSGFRRFFAARVISQAGDGLFQLAAAAVLLFENPGPNPVTAMLGISVVTLIPFSVVAPFTGVFIDRWERRKILTRVPLLRAAVAALLPLAALAGTHSFLFYLVVLVVLSSNRFFLATMSAVLPQLVPEDDLLVANSVSTTGGSIANVAGQGVGAATAAFVGGERAAALAALAFIVSAYAARRVPAHRGLEVVRHPLREELKEVIDEMVDGLRQVRGHARVVYGLSAVAVTQVLVGVMVGVLLHYFIVTLGLSVGSATPILGVLALGIGLGVVLVPLIARHLHYDVLLPLSFGLATAATAVSALWLSRPAMLVGAGIVGIAYAFAKIPVDTIVQEEMADAVRGRAFAVYDMLFNVARVAGIGIAAWGYEAGETTAGIAGATAVAGAAATVGYGLWGGTSVFRKRKMQPPRLQAGEMVTVRAYAGARADEEPRVIVVGGHELPIDEIEWRAVVEEAGKRSRAFVVRVGGQRVRLTLHDDATSWEVERILPSAPPD, encoded by the coding sequence ATGTCGCGCGCCAGTTGGTCGAGCAATTCATCGTCGGTACGCCGGTTTCGACGAACGGCCACACCCGGATCGAAATCCCCGAGTTGGCGCCGTTCGCGAGCGACGGCCACTAACGAAATCGTCGTCGCCGAGTCGGGAAGTTCCGGCTCGGCGACCACGCGCGCGCGCGTCCGCGAGGTCTTCTCCGGGTCGGGATTCCGCCGGTTCTTCGCAGCGCGCGTGATCTCTCAGGCCGGCGACGGTCTGTTCCAACTCGCAGCCGCTGCCGTTCTTCTGTTCGAGAACCCCGGACCCAACCCCGTCACGGCAATGCTGGGTATCAGTGTCGTCACGCTGATACCGTTCAGCGTGGTCGCACCGTTTACCGGCGTGTTCATCGATCGGTGGGAGCGCCGCAAGATCCTCACGCGCGTCCCGTTGCTGCGCGCCGCCGTGGCCGCGCTGCTTCCCTTGGCCGCGCTGGCCGGAACGCACTCATTCCTGTTCTATCTCGTCGTGCTCGTGGTTCTTTCGTCCAATCGCTTCTTCCTCGCGACGATGTCGGCCGTGCTCCCTCAACTGGTGCCTGAAGACGACCTTCTGGTTGCGAACTCGGTGTCCACCACGGGCGGTTCGATCGCGAACGTCGCCGGCCAGGGTGTCGGCGCGGCGACCGCCGCTTTCGTCGGCGGGGAACGTGCCGCGGCACTCGCGGCGCTCGCGTTCATCGTCAGCGCCTACGCAGCGCGCAGGGTGCCCGCCCATCGCGGACTTGAAGTCGTTCGTCATCCTTTGCGCGAGGAGTTGAAGGAAGTCATCGATGAAATGGTGGACGGACTGCGCCAAGTCCGCGGCCACGCCCGTGTCGTCTACGGTCTTTCGGCCGTCGCAGTCACGCAAGTTTTGGTCGGAGTGATGGTCGGCGTGTTGCTCCACTACTTCATCGTTACGCTCGGTCTCAGCGTTGGATCAGCCACACCGATCCTAGGTGTGCTCGCGCTCGGCATCGGCCTGGGCGTCGTCCTAGTTCCCCTGATCGCACGCCATCTCCACTACGACGTGCTACTTCCACTTTCGTTCGGGCTCGCCACCGCAGCCACGGCGGTGTCCGCGCTCTGGCTTTCGCGCCCAGCGATGCTTGTCGGGGCCGGCATCGTTGGAATCGCCTATGCGTTCGCGAAGATTCCTGTTGACACGATCGTTCAAGAGGAGATGGCGGACGCCGTGCGCGGGCGCGCGTTCGCCGTGTACGACATGCTGTTCAACGTGGCGCGCGTCGCCGGCATCGGCATCGCGGCTTGGGGCTACGAAGCCGGAGAGACAACCGCCGGAATCGCCGGGGCCACCGCGGTTGCCGGCGCGGCGGCCACCGTCGGGTACGGTCTGTGGGGAGGGACGAGCGTGTTCCGCAAACGAAAGATGCAGCCGCCGCGATTGCAGGCGGGAGAGATGGTGACCGTTCGGGCCTACGCGGGCGCGCGCGCCGACGAGGAACCGCGCGTAATCGTCGTCGGGGGTCACGAGCTACCCATCGACGAGATCGAGTGGCGCGCGGTCGTCGAAGAGGCGGGGAAGCGTTCGCGTGCGTTCGTCGTCCGGGTCGGCGGCCAGCGCGTCCGACTCACGCTCCACGACGATGCCACGAGCTGGGAAGTCGAGCGGATTCTGCCGTCGGCACCTCCCGACTGA
- a CDS encoding PadR family transcriptional regulator, giving the protein MLELAVLGLLKEKPMYGYELKKALDERLGHTWKFSYGSLYPTLKRLAKLGEVDTSTPAGESSRKKTVYRMTPQGETTFETLLEQTMPAASQDRGAFMLRLAFFRYTKPETRRRLLERRRGYLQDQLAKMLESLKNLRERMDAYSLALMQYSANETEHDIRWLDTMLEAERNA; this is encoded by the coding sequence GTGCTCGAACTGGCGGTCCTGGGACTCCTGAAGGAGAAGCCCATGTACGGCTATGAGCTGAAGAAGGCGCTCGACGAGCGCCTCGGGCACACCTGGAAGTTCTCTTACGGATCGCTGTACCCGACGCTCAAGCGCCTAGCGAAGCTTGGAGAAGTCGACACCAGCACGCCGGCCGGAGAGTCCTCCCGCAAGAAGACCGTGTATCGAATGACCCCCCAGGGCGAAACGACATTCGAGACGCTCCTGGAGCAGACGATGCCCGCCGCTTCTCAAGATCGGGGTGCCTTCATGCTGCGCCTCGCTTTCTTCCGCTACACCAAGCCCGAGACCCGCCGCCGGCTACTTGAGCGCCGCCGCGGGTACTTGCAGGACCAGCTCGCGAAGATGCTGGAGTCTTTGAAGAACCTGCGGGAACGCATGGACGCCTACTCGCTGGCGCTCATGCAGTACTCCGCAAACGAAACGGAACACGACATCCGGTGGCTCGACACCATGCTCGAAGCCGAACGGAACGCCTAG